The following proteins are co-located in the Phragmites australis chromosome 10, lpPhrAust1.1, whole genome shotgun sequence genome:
- the LOC133930798 gene encoding PTI1-like tyrosine-protein kinase At3g15890 isoform X2, producing MNWLQIAVKRLKNAKNGTEMEFASEVEILGRIRHKNLLSVRGYCADGPERILVYDYMANSSLYAHLHGTHCAECLLDWRRRASIAIGAARALLYLHHHATPQIIHGSIKATNVLLDSDFEAHVGDFGLIRLIPDGMDHEKITSENQRGYLAPEYIMFGKPTAGCDVYSFGIILLELASGKRPIEKSGSVKTYGIRNWVLPLAKEGRYDEIADSKLSDKYSESELKRMVLIGLACTHSEPEKRPTMLEVVPLLKGELKEMLLKLEKDELFRPDLTVSSHGTSTPEGRTDSVRKKDQELVGA from the exons ATGAACTGGCTACAG ATTGCTGTTAAGAGGTTGAAGAATGCAAAAAATGGCACAGAAATGGAATTTGCTTCAGAAGTTGAGATTTTGGGAAGAATAAGACATAAAAACCTCCTTAGTGTACGTGGATATTGTGCGGATGGACCTGAACGTATTCTGGTGTATGATTATATGGCAAACTCAAGTCTCTATGCACATCttcatggaacacattgtgcggAGTGCCTCCTTGACTGGCGAAGGAGGGCATCTATTGCCATTGGCGCTGCTCGGGCTCTATT ATACCTTCACCACCATGCGACACCTCAGATAATCCATGGGAGCATCAAGGCCACCAATGTTCTACTGGATTCAGACTTTGAGGCACATGTTGGTGACTTTGGTCTGATAAGGCTTATTCCTGATGGGATGGACCATGAAAAGATAACCAGTGAAAACCAACGAGGCTATCTTGCTCCTGAGTACATTATGTTTGGCAAACCAACGGCAGGTTGTGATGTATACAGCTTTGGAATAATTCTATTGGAGCTTGCTAGTGGCAAAAGGCCAATAGAAAAGTCGGGCTCTGTTAAGACATATGGAATTCGAAACTGGGTGCTCCCGTTGGCAAAGGAGGGTAGATATGATGAAATCGCGGACTCAAAACTCAGTGATAAGTATTCAGAATCTGAACTGAAAAGAATGGTGTTAATTGGGCTAGCATGCACACATTCAGAACCTGAAAAAAGACCGACAATGCTAGAAGTTGTGCCCTTGCTGAAAGGCGAATTGAAAGAGATGCTTCTGAAGCTTGAAAAAGATGAGTTGTTCAGACCAGACTTGACCGTGAGTTCCCACGGAACATCAACTCCAGAAGGGCGCACAGACTCTGTGCGTAAGAAAGATCAAGAATTGGTTGGGGCGTGA
- the LOC133930798 gene encoding PTI1-like tyrosine-protein kinase At3g15890 isoform X1: MHPKLSRAARKLLCCGGAASGEDLSHEGNGSLRWVFSLRELRSATNSFNYDNKIGEGPLGSVYWGQVWDGSQIAVKRLKNAKNGTEMEFASEVEILGRIRHKNLLSVRGYCADGPERILVYDYMANSSLYAHLHGTHCAECLLDWRRRASIAIGAARALLYLHHHATPQIIHGSIKATNVLLDSDFEAHVGDFGLIRLIPDGMDHEKITSENQRGYLAPEYIMFGKPTAGCDVYSFGIILLELASGKRPIEKSGSVKTYGIRNWVLPLAKEGRYDEIADSKLSDKYSESELKRMVLIGLACTHSEPEKRPTMLEVVPLLKGELKEMLLKLEKDELFRPDLTVSSHGTSTPEGRTDSVRKKDQELVGA, translated from the exons ATGCACCCGAAGCTCTCGCGGGCCGCCCGCAAACTCCTCTGCTGCGGCGGGGCCGCCTCCGGGGAGGACTT GTCTCATGAAGGGAATGGATCATTGAGGTGGGTATTCTCATTGAGGGAGCTTCGGTCAGCTACAAATAGCTTCAATTACGACAACAAGATTGGAGAGGGGCCTCTTGGGAGTGTGTATTGGGGACAAGTCTGGGATGGCTCTCAG ATTGCTGTTAAGAGGTTGAAGAATGCAAAAAATGGCACAGAAATGGAATTTGCTTCAGAAGTTGAGATTTTGGGAAGAATAAGACATAAAAACCTCCTTAGTGTACGTGGATATTGTGCGGATGGACCTGAACGTATTCTGGTGTATGATTATATGGCAAACTCAAGTCTCTATGCACATCttcatggaacacattgtgcggAGTGCCTCCTTGACTGGCGAAGGAGGGCATCTATTGCCATTGGCGCTGCTCGGGCTCTATT ATACCTTCACCACCATGCGACACCTCAGATAATCCATGGGAGCATCAAGGCCACCAATGTTCTACTGGATTCAGACTTTGAGGCACATGTTGGTGACTTTGGTCTGATAAGGCTTATTCCTGATGGGATGGACCATGAAAAGATAACCAGTGAAAACCAACGAGGCTATCTTGCTCCTGAGTACATTATGTTTGGCAAACCAACGGCAGGTTGTGATGTATACAGCTTTGGAATAATTCTATTGGAGCTTGCTAGTGGCAAAAGGCCAATAGAAAAGTCGGGCTCTGTTAAGACATATGGAATTCGAAACTGGGTGCTCCCGTTGGCAAAGGAGGGTAGATATGATGAAATCGCGGACTCAAAACTCAGTGATAAGTATTCAGAATCTGAACTGAAAAGAATGGTGTTAATTGGGCTAGCATGCACACATTCAGAACCTGAAAAAAGACCGACAATGCTAGAAGTTGTGCCCTTGCTGAAAGGCGAATTGAAAGAGATGCTTCTGAAGCTTGAAAAAGATGAGTTGTTCAGACCAGACTTGACCGTGAGTTCCCACGGAACATCAACTCCAGAAGGGCGCACAGACTCTGTGCGTAAGAAAGATCAAGAATTGGTTGGGGCGTGA